The Cervus canadensis isolate Bull #8, Minnesota chromosome X, ASM1932006v1, whole genome shotgun sequence genome contains a region encoding:
- the TEX13B gene encoding testis-expressed protein 13B isoform X1, whose translation MALKSEDLSSGFRHDKVMAFINERMSRHAKGPEFYLQNLSLSWEKVEDKLRAILEDRLVPSQAKEACAWSSLALGVRFAHKQSQLYRHRVQWLHDFAGLHRSAAQALASDLKLLTAQHEVERKEAAFRLQLVQDSLVEVQKERDLLKWKLFKAELRSSQAPVAKGPSLVTASGAGTEGTSEEEEEEEAGATATTAAASEATGEGRQEDAEGAEAAEGAEDLSIDLMQLLGVVDQKNYTSGGQSEVDFRSVETAMYSFSGMLKPEATVSPEPLPVQLPASFTYSYSCPLAPFPDAPTPSPPTSPPQAPFTAGASSQTSPYWGSSDFSLWSDGRIQGIDPQEGDRSDSDPLQQIRLPVFSRPGNWDCPWCKSVNFSLSGSCFHCGKCI comes from the exons ATGGCCTTGAAATCTGAAGACCTCAGTAGTGGGTTCCGGCATGACAAAGTGATGGCTTTCATCAACGAGAGGATGTCCAGGCACGCGAAAGGCCCTGAGTTCTACCTTCAGAATCTGTCTCTGTCGTGGGAGAAGGTGGAGGACAAGCTCAGGGCCATCTTGGAGGACCGGCTGGTGCCCAGCCAGGCCAAGGAGGCCTGTGCCTGGAGCAGCCTGGCCCTGGGCGTGCGCTTCGCCCACAAGCAGAGCCAGTTATACAGACACAGGGTGCAGTGGCTGCACGACTTCGCCGGGCTGCACAGGTCAGCGGCGCAGGCGTTGGCCTCAGACCTGAAGTTGCTCACGGCACAGCACGAGGTGGAACGCAAGGAGGCGGCCTTCCGGCTACAGCTGGTCCAGGACAGCCTGGTGGAAGTGCAGAAAGAGCGGGACCTCCTGAAGTGGAAGCTCTTCAAGGCC GAGCTGCGGTCTTCCCAGGCGCCAGTCGCAAAGGGGCCAAGCCTGGTCACTGCCAGTGGGGCTGGAACAGAAGGAACaagtgaagaggaagaggaggaggaggcaggggccacTGCTACTACTGCTGCGGCTtcagaagccacaggagaaggAAGACAGGAGGATGCAGAGGGGGCGGAAGCTGCCGAGGGGGCAGAAGATCTGAGTATAGACCTTATGCAGCTTCTTGGAGTTGTAGACCAGAAAAATTACACCTCTGGCGGGCAGAGTGAGGTAGATTTCAGGTCAGTGGAAACAGCCATGTATTCTTTCTCTGGGATGCTCAAACCCGAGGCAACAGTCTCTCCTGAACCCCTTCCTGTCCAGCTCCCTGCCTCATTCACATATTCATACTCATGCCCCTTAGCCCCCTTCCCGGACGCACCAACACCATCCCCACCCACATCTCCACCACAAGCACCGTTCACAGCAGGAGCTTCATCTCAGACATCTCCCTACTGGGGATCCTCTGATTTTAGCTTGTGGTCTGATGGAAGGATCCAGGGAATAGACCCTCAAGAAGGAGACAGGAGCGATTCTGATCCCCTTCAGCAGATAAGACTTCCAGTATTTAGCAGGCCTGGGAATTGGGACTGCCCTTGGTGTAAATCTGTGAATTTTTCACTGAGTGGTAGTTGTTTCCACTGTGGAAAGTGTATCTGA
- the TEX13B gene encoding testis-expressed protein 13B isoform X2, giving the protein MALKSEDLSSGFRHDKVMAFINERMSRHAKGPEFYLQNLSLSWEKVEDKLRAILEDRLVPSQAKEACAWSSLALGVRFAHKQSQLYRHRVQWLHDFAGLHRSAAQALASDLKLLTAQHEVERKEAAFRLQLVQDSLVEVQKERDLLKWKLFKAELRSSQAPVAKGPSLVTASGAGTEGTSEEEEEEEAGATATTAAASEATGEGRQEDAEGAEAAEGAEDLSIDLMQLLGVVDQKNYTSGGQSEVDFSPQMEGWIKLRRRSPGHHLGTVDLGTEAVITWDTSAVTGCDFGLYPVRADVNSHQD; this is encoded by the exons ATGGCCTTGAAATCTGAAGACCTCAGTAGTGGGTTCCGGCATGACAAAGTGATGGCTTTCATCAACGAGAGGATGTCCAGGCACGCGAAAGGCCCTGAGTTCTACCTTCAGAATCTGTCTCTGTCGTGGGAGAAGGTGGAGGACAAGCTCAGGGCCATCTTGGAGGACCGGCTGGTGCCCAGCCAGGCCAAGGAGGCCTGTGCCTGGAGCAGCCTGGCCCTGGGCGTGCGCTTCGCCCACAAGCAGAGCCAGTTATACAGACACAGGGTGCAGTGGCTGCACGACTTCGCCGGGCTGCACAGGTCAGCGGCGCAGGCGTTGGCCTCAGACCTGAAGTTGCTCACGGCACAGCACGAGGTGGAACGCAAGGAGGCGGCCTTCCGGCTACAGCTGGTCCAGGACAGCCTGGTGGAAGTGCAGAAAGAGCGGGACCTCCTGAAGTGGAAGCTCTTCAAGGCC GAGCTGCGGTCTTCCCAGGCGCCAGTCGCAAAGGGGCCAAGCCTGGTCACTGCCAGTGGGGCTGGAACAGAAGGAACaagtgaagaggaagaggaggaggaggcaggggccacTGCTACTACTGCTGCGGCTtcagaagccacaggagaaggAAGACAGGAGGATGCAGAGGGGGCGGAAGCTGCCGAGGGGGCAGAAGATCTGAGTATAGACCTTATGCAGCTTCTTGGAGTTGTAGACCAGAAAAATTACACCTCTGGCGGGCAGAGTGAGGTAGATTTCAG CCCACAGATGGAAGGATGGATCAAACTCAGACGGAGAAGCCCTGGACATCACCTGGGAACTGTGGACCTAGGTACTGAAGCTGTCATAACCTGGGACACCTCTGCAGTAACTGGATGTGACTTTGGGCTATATCCGGTCAGAGCAGATGTTAACAGTCATCAGGATTAG